A region from the Aphis gossypii isolate Hap1 chromosome 1, ASM2018417v2, whole genome shotgun sequence genome encodes:
- the LOC114122555 gene encoding sister chromatid cohesion protein DCC1, whose product MSQNEISNYVRTAEDVKKVIEHAKLSENDLKPNVQPIYFGEKFENYKLLQLDEHILSDLKCGQTVVFKGDHNESAVLCTKAKTYDVKEAETSNSILLLPELTFPDEDTNNTELTNRKVVGIFHTYFEVKPCKPRLKKLRNLLEKCSYKGSELEKEVLASNEMYTFEHLSAIIQASDDQLKDALKEMGAFQIDGNWRVLEFDYECRALSFLLNLIDEQSWPYNTIPMDETLNILGELLPPVILQHIIDQYSTWCVSSNLSQTHRSLIEDKVCRFMAVGLLRPCDKFNLTDFKTAWQGSVPEGMTTNLKQLDGTVLVDQSSHPQTICYFNEQDLPDDIIDRFQYLFQVRSKWTLNEIQPFLEKLSTDKLNVNNLLAKYTRATNVDGVRFYCSKHSTK is encoded by the exons atgtctcAAAACGAAATAAG TAACTATGTAAGGACTGCTGAAGATGTAAAGAAAGTTATAGAGCATGCAAAACTTTCGGAAAATGATCTTAAACCAAATGTACaacctatttattttggaGAGAAGTTTGAAAACTACAAATTGTTGCAACTGGATGAACACATTTTATCAGATCTTAAATGTGGTCAAAc GGTGGTATTCAAAGGAGATCATAATGAATCTGCTGTATTATGTACCAAGGCTAAGACCTATGATGTTAAAGAAGCTGAAAcatcaaattcaattttattacttcCTGAATTAACATTTCCAGATGAAGATACTAACAACACAGAACTTACTAAcagaaaa GTAGTTGGTATATTCCatacatattttgaagtaAAACCTTGTAAACCACGTcttaaaaaattgagaaatTTACTAGAAAAGTGTAGTTACAAAGGATCAGAACTAGAAAAAGAAGTATTGGCATCCAATGAAATGTATACGTTTGAGCATTTATCAGCCATAATACAAGCTAGTGATGATCAATTAAAAGATGCTCTCAAAGAAATGGGTGCATTCCAAATTGatg GTAATTGGAGAGTACTAGAGTTTGATTATGAGTGTAGagctttatcatttttattaaatttgattgatGAACAGTCATGGccttataatacaataccaaTGGACGAAACTCTTAATATTCTTGGTGAACTATTGCCTCCGGTAATATTGCAACACATTATTGATCAATATAGTACTTGGTGTGTATCATCAaatttaa gtcaAACACATAGATCATTAATTGAAGACAAAGTGTGTAGATTTATGGCTGTTGGACTTTTGCGTCCATgtgacaaatttaatttaactgatTTTAAGACTGCCTGGCAAGGAAGTGTACCAGAAG GAATGACTActaatttgaaacaattaGATGGTACAGTTCTTGTTGATCAATCCAGTCATCCACAgacaatttgttattttaatgaacaagACTTACCTGATGATATAATCGATAGATTTCAATACTTATTTCAAGTCAGAAGTAAATGGACATTAAATGAAATTCAACCATTTCTcga gaAATTATCTACTGATAAGTTAAATGTAAACAACCTGTTAGCCAAGTATACTAGAGCTACTAATGTGGATGGTGTGCgattttattgttcaaaacATAGTACAAAGTAA